GTTTTTCTGTTTGCATCGTTGGTTTGGGAATTAGGGCGAAGGTTTTGCGCGTTAATAAAAGTACTATACTTTCAATAATAACTCAATTTTATAAAAAGGACTAATCTTCGAATTAGCAGTAACATTATCTTGCCAAATTGATGTTGTACATTGGCTTTTATTAAAAGGTGTATTTTATTGGATTTTGACTACCTTTTTTAATATAGTTTTCGAGAGATTGATTAAGGTATTTATTTCTAATACTTTCTTCGGCTATTTTTCCTGTAAAATACCATCTTTTTCCATCTTTTGTTTTAAGCCAATTTTCTATTTCATATACTTCTCTCACAATTCCACGATAAGATGCAATACCATATTTTATGGTTTTTATTCTTTTATCTGCAATTCGCCAAGAAATACGAGTAATATTATAAAGTTCTTCTGGTGACATGAATCTTTTATAATGCTTATTTATTGTTATTATAATAGCGGGTTCAGTAATGGTTACAATTTTTGCATCATAATATTGAATAACTTCATTAACTGTTTTTAGTCCGCGCTCCCAAGAATTATGTCCTTTTACTGAATTTGTCAAGTTTTGTAAACCTAAAAGGTCTATACA
The sequence above is a segment of the Chryseobacterium turcicum genome. Coding sequences within it:
- a CDS encoding LEM-3-like GIY-YIG domain-containing protein, producing the protein MKEFSQSVCEKIGHYVYVLKDPRNSKIFYIGKGIGNRVFHHVFGILENSNETDKLNLIREIINDNLEIQHYILRHDLTSEQALEIESACIDLLGLQNLTNSVKGHNSWERGLKTVNEVIQYYDAKIVTITEPAIIITINKHYKRFMSPEELYNITRISWRIADKRIKTIKYGIASYRGIVREVYEIENWLKTKDGKRWYFTGKIAEESIRNKYLNQSLENYIKKGSQNPIKYTF